One segment of Megachile rotundata isolate GNS110a chromosome 6, iyMegRotu1, whole genome shotgun sequence DNA contains the following:
- the LOC100879750 gene encoding sodium-independent sulfate anion transporter: MSKYNIQEYDIETARQVRLTGYNNASFEDPLQSNNNDLEETPDFENRLNSVHICNKYNKPVNNDGSLNPEKNLLCSLGRKWLYQRIKGSCKKKLLYKRIPITAWIQKYDKDFIASDLVAGITVGLTIIPQAIAYANVAGLPLQYGLYSSFMASFVYTILGSCKDVPVGPTAIIAILTRETLQKSDLGADFAVLLTFISGCVCLLMGILQLGFLLDFISGPVSVGFTSAAAIIIATSQVKDILGIQISGSKFVEVWHNIFEKIGETKLWDTALGVTCIIVLLLLRKVKDLVTPQETAKMPSKARAIMQKSLWLLSTSRNILVVLVCAVMCWLLESHLGFSPVSLTGHVKQGLPEFRPPPFQTYHNNETYNFIDMVSALGSGCLVIPLLSLLETISIAKVFNEGKPIDATQEMLALGACNVVSAFVSSMPVSGGLSRGAVNHSSGVKTTLGGVYTGLLVLVSLQFLTPYLYFIPNAALAAIIIAAVIFMVELHVIKPIWRTKKIDLIPAVATFLCCLFIRLELGIVIGIGINVIFLLYASARPSLRVHKDTSINGCEYLVITPDRSLVFPSVEYVRAVISKHGTKQGTGVPVVIDSTHIQAADFTAAKGIKSLTEDFSKRGQPLIFHNLKPSIIEIFKGVKPSGLRCSSSELELNDCLKEFSNMSPAIMNRY, from the exons ATGTCGAAGTACAATATCCAAGAGTACGATATCGAAACTGCTAGGCAGGTTCGGTTAACCGGATATAATAATGCTAGTTTCGAGGATCCTCTTCAGAGCAATAACAACGACCTTGAAGAGACACCGGACTTCGAGAACAGACTAAACAGTGTCCATATTTGCAACAAGTACAACAAACCTGTGAACAATGATG GTTCGCTAAACCCTGAAAAAAACTTACTGTGCTCCTTAGGAAGGAAATGGTTGTATCAACGAATTAAAGGATCCTgtaagaaaaaattattatataagagGATACCTATTACAGCGTGGATACAAAAATATGATAAGGATTTTATAGCTAGTGATCTTGTTGCTGGAATTACCGTAGGACTTACCATTATACCACAAGCAATAGCTTATGCAAATGTTGCAGGACTTCCTTTGCAG tatGGTTTGTACTCCTCCTTTATGGCCTCTTTCGTGTACACCATCCTAGGATCCTGCAAAGACGTGCCAGTCGGCCCAACAGCGATTATCGCAATATTAACTAGGGAAACGTTACAAAAATCTGACTTAGGCGCCGATTTTGCAGTGCTTTTAACCTTCATCTCTGGCTGTGTTTGCTTACTGATGGGAATCCTGCAGTTAG GTTTTTTGCTGGATTTCATATCGGGACCGGTTTCAGTTGGCTTTACATCAGCGGCAGCAATCATTATTGCCACTAGTCAAGTGAAGGATATCCTAGGCATACAAATTAGCGGTAGTAAATTCGTCGAAGTATGGCACAACATATTCGAAAAAATTGGAGAGACGAAGCTTTGGGATACGGCGTTGGGTGTCACTTGTATAatcgttcttcttcttcttaga AAAGTCAAGGATTTAGTGACGCCGCAAGAGACCGCAAAAATGCCATCAAAAGCACGAGCGATCATGCAGAAATCCCTCTGGTTGCTTTCTACGTCTCGAAACATACTGGTAGTCCTCGTTTGCGCCGTTATGTGTTGGCTATTAGAAAGTCACTTAGGTTTCTCGCCAGTTAGTTTGACAGGCCATGTCAAACAAGGACTTCCGGAATTTCGTCCGCCACCGTTTCAAACTTACCATAACAATGAAACTTACAATTTCATTGACATGGTCTCTGCCTTGGGATCGGGATGTCTGGTCATCCCTTTATTGAGCCTTTTGGAAACCATTTCCATCGCCAAGGTTTTTA atgAAGGTAAACCAATTGACGCGACTCAAGAAATGTTGGCTTTGGGGGCATGCAACGTTGTGTCAGCATTCGTTTCCTCAATGCCCGTTAGCGGAGGACTTAGCCGTGGAGCTGTAAACCATTCGTCAGGGGTAAAAACAACTCTGGGTGGAGTTTACACTGGCCTCTTGGTACTCGTGTCTCTTCAATTCCTCACTCCATATCTGTATTTTATTCCTAATGCCGCACTTGCGGCCATCATCATCGCTGCAGTCATTTTCATGGTGGAATTACACGTGATCAAACCAATATGGAGAACAAAAA aaaTTGATCTAATACCAGCGGTAGCCACGTTCTTATGCTGTCTTTTTATAAGGCTAGAGTTAGGCATAGTGATTGGTATTGGTATAAATGTAATATTCCTACTTTATGCGTCAGCAAGACCATCGCTGCGAGTCCATAAAGATACG AGTATTAATGGTTGTGAATATCTTGTCATAACACCTGACAGAAGTCTCGTTTTTCCAAGTGTAGAGTACGTGCGGGCCGTAATCAGTAAACATGGCACAAAACAAGGAACTGGTGTACCTGTTGTTATAGACTCTACACATATCCAAGCAGCAGATTTTACGGCCGCAAAG GGCATCAAGAGTTTAACAGAAGACTTTTCTAAACGTGGGCAGCCTTTAATCTTTCATAACTTAAAACCaagtattattgaaatttttaaaggcGTGAAGCCTTCTGGTTTGAGGTGTAGTTCTTCTGAACTTGAACTTAACGACTGCCTTAAAG aattttcaaatatgtcgccAGCTATCATGAATAGGTACTGA
- the LOC105663177 gene encoding galactokinase isoform X3: MVTIIVGKLSNDTKTRIVSLNETVKYENEVEFEADIRENIKPEKTQWANYIKGCIAHFVCDVPSFNAVIVSSVPVGAGLSSSAALEVATYTFLEALTNIQSKTPVDKALACQRAEHDFAGVPCGIMDQFISVMGKEGCALLLDCKTLDIKQIPISQINDYVFLITNSNVPHKLSSSAYCERRDNCYKAAEMLNKKSLREASLNDIRVLESQKVPDLLIRRARHVITEIQRTVDAAAALEKGDLKLFGRLMNESHDSLKNDYNVSSIELDTLVSAAREVRGVLGSRLTGAGFGGCTVTLLEKDVIDQTIKHIRANYSGNATFYIASPSMGARILGIN, encoded by the exons ATGGTTACAATCATAGTTGGAAAACTTAGTAATGATACAAAAACTAGGATTGTTTCTCTTAACGAGACAGTTAAGTATGAGAATGAAGTTGAATTTGAAGCTGACATTCGTGAAAACATTAAACCAGAGAAAACACAATGGGCTAATTACATAAAAGGATGTATAGCACATTTTGTGT GTGATGTACCATCTTTCAATGCAGTGATTGTATCATCTGTACCTGTTGGTGCTGGACTTAGTAGCTCAGCTGCTTTAGAAGTTGCCACTTATACATTTTTGGAAGCACTAACTAATATACAATCAAAAACACCAGTGGATAAA GCATTAGCATGTCAACGTGCAGAACATGATTTTGCTGGAGTTCCATGTGGTATTATGGATCAGTTTATTTCTGTAATGGGGAAAGAAGGTTGTGCTCTACTTCTTGATTGCAAAACCTTGGACATTAAGCAAATTCCTATATCACAAATTAATGACTATGTGTTTCTCATTACTAATTCAAATGTTCCTCATAAATTAAGTTCAAGTGCATATTGTGAACGTAGAGATAATTGTTACAAAGCTGCTGAAATGTTAAACAAAAAGAGTTTACGAGAAGCATCTCTAAACGATATTCgag TATTGGAATCACAAAAAGTGCCTGATCTATTGATAAGAAGAGCTCGTCATGTGATCACGGAAATTCAAAGAACAGTTGATGCTGCAGCTGCTCTTGAAAAAGGAGATCTAAAACTATTTGGACGATTAATGAACGAAAGCCATGATTCATTGAAAAACGATTATAATGTTTCTTCTATTGAACTAGATACATTGGTATCAGCAGCAAGAGAAGTAAGAGGTGTTTTGGGAAGTCGTTTAACTGGTGCTGGTTTTGGAGGTTGCACAGTAACCTTATTAGAAAAGGATGTTATTGACCAAACAATTAAGCATATAAGAGCGAA TTATTCAGGAAATGCAACATTCTATATAGCAAGTCCTTCCATGGGTGCAAGAATATTAggtataaattaa
- the LOC105663177 gene encoding galactokinase isoform X1 codes for MATIVPTVNEIKLKALEAFVKKFGENANICVCAPGRVNLIGEHTDYNEGFVLPMALPMVTIIVGKLSNDTKTRIVSLNETVKYENEVEFEADIRENIKPEKTQWANYIKGCIAHFVCDVPSFNAVIVSSVPVGAGLSSSAALEVATYTFLEALTNIQSKTPVDKALACQRAEHDFAGVPCGIMDQFISVMGKEGCALLLDCKTLDIKQIPISQINDYVFLITNSNVPHKLSSSAYCERRDNCYKAAEMLNKKSLREASLNDIRVLESQKVPDLLIRRARHVITEIQRTVDAAAALEKGDLKLFGRLMNESHDSLKNDYNVSSIELDTLVSAAREVRGVLGSRLTGAGFGGCTVTLLEKDVIDQTIKHIRANYSGNATFYIASPSMGARILGIN; via the exons ATGGCAACGATAGTGCCCACtgtgaatgaaataaaattgaaagcttTAGAAGCATTCGTAAAAAAATTTGGAGAAAATGCAAATATTTGTGTTTGTGCACCAGGTCGTGTAAATTTAATTGGAGAGCATACCGATTACAATGAAGGCTTTGTGTTACCAATG GCATTACCCATGGTTACAATCATAGTTGGAAAACTTAGTAATGATACAAAAACTAGGATTGTTTCTCTTAACGAGACAGTTAAGTATGAGAATGAAGTTGAATTTGAAGCTGACATTCGTGAAAACATTAAACCAGAGAAAACACAATGGGCTAATTACATAAAAGGATGTATAGCACATTTTGTGT GTGATGTACCATCTTTCAATGCAGTGATTGTATCATCTGTACCTGTTGGTGCTGGACTTAGTAGCTCAGCTGCTTTAGAAGTTGCCACTTATACATTTTTGGAAGCACTAACTAATATACAATCAAAAACACCAGTGGATAAA GCATTAGCATGTCAACGTGCAGAACATGATTTTGCTGGAGTTCCATGTGGTATTATGGATCAGTTTATTTCTGTAATGGGGAAAGAAGGTTGTGCTCTACTTCTTGATTGCAAAACCTTGGACATTAAGCAAATTCCTATATCACAAATTAATGACTATGTGTTTCTCATTACTAATTCAAATGTTCCTCATAAATTAAGTTCAAGTGCATATTGTGAACGTAGAGATAATTGTTACAAAGCTGCTGAAATGTTAAACAAAAAGAGTTTACGAGAAGCATCTCTAAACGATATTCgag TATTGGAATCACAAAAAGTGCCTGATCTATTGATAAGAAGAGCTCGTCATGTGATCACGGAAATTCAAAGAACAGTTGATGCTGCAGCTGCTCTTGAAAAAGGAGATCTAAAACTATTTGGACGATTAATGAACGAAAGCCATGATTCATTGAAAAACGATTATAATGTTTCTTCTATTGAACTAGATACATTGGTATCAGCAGCAAGAGAAGTAAGAGGTGTTTTGGGAAGTCGTTTAACTGGTGCTGGTTTTGGAGGTTGCACAGTAACCTTATTAGAAAAGGATGTTATTGACCAAACAATTAAGCATATAAGAGCGAA TTATTCAGGAAATGCAACATTCTATATAGCAAGTCCTTCCATGGGTGCAAGAATATTAggtataaattaa
- the LOC105663177 gene encoding galactokinase isoform X2, whose protein sequence is MIQALPMVTIIVGKLSNDTKTRIVSLNETVKYENEVEFEADIRENIKPEKTQWANYIKGCIAHFVCDVPSFNAVIVSSVPVGAGLSSSAALEVATYTFLEALTNIQSKTPVDKALACQRAEHDFAGVPCGIMDQFISVMGKEGCALLLDCKTLDIKQIPISQINDYVFLITNSNVPHKLSSSAYCERRDNCYKAAEMLNKKSLREASLNDIRVLESQKVPDLLIRRARHVITEIQRTVDAAAALEKGDLKLFGRLMNESHDSLKNDYNVSSIELDTLVSAAREVRGVLGSRLTGAGFGGCTVTLLEKDVIDQTIKHIRANYSGNATFYIASPSMGARILGIN, encoded by the exons ATGATACAA GCATTACCCATGGTTACAATCATAGTTGGAAAACTTAGTAATGATACAAAAACTAGGATTGTTTCTCTTAACGAGACAGTTAAGTATGAGAATGAAGTTGAATTTGAAGCTGACATTCGTGAAAACATTAAACCAGAGAAAACACAATGGGCTAATTACATAAAAGGATGTATAGCACATTTTGTGT GTGATGTACCATCTTTCAATGCAGTGATTGTATCATCTGTACCTGTTGGTGCTGGACTTAGTAGCTCAGCTGCTTTAGAAGTTGCCACTTATACATTTTTGGAAGCACTAACTAATATACAATCAAAAACACCAGTGGATAAA GCATTAGCATGTCAACGTGCAGAACATGATTTTGCTGGAGTTCCATGTGGTATTATGGATCAGTTTATTTCTGTAATGGGGAAAGAAGGTTGTGCTCTACTTCTTGATTGCAAAACCTTGGACATTAAGCAAATTCCTATATCACAAATTAATGACTATGTGTTTCTCATTACTAATTCAAATGTTCCTCATAAATTAAGTTCAAGTGCATATTGTGAACGTAGAGATAATTGTTACAAAGCTGCTGAAATGTTAAACAAAAAGAGTTTACGAGAAGCATCTCTAAACGATATTCgag TATTGGAATCACAAAAAGTGCCTGATCTATTGATAAGAAGAGCTCGTCATGTGATCACGGAAATTCAAAGAACAGTTGATGCTGCAGCTGCTCTTGAAAAAGGAGATCTAAAACTATTTGGACGATTAATGAACGAAAGCCATGATTCATTGAAAAACGATTATAATGTTTCTTCTATTGAACTAGATACATTGGTATCAGCAGCAAGAGAAGTAAGAGGTGTTTTGGGAAGTCGTTTAACTGGTGCTGGTTTTGGAGGTTGCACAGTAACCTTATTAGAAAAGGATGTTATTGACCAAACAATTAAGCATATAAGAGCGAA TTATTCAGGAAATGCAACATTCTATATAGCAAGTCCTTCCATGGGTGCAAGAATATTAggtataaattaa